In Euphorbia lathyris chromosome 9, ddEupLath1.1, whole genome shotgun sequence, the following are encoded in one genomic region:
- the LOC136205155 gene encoding clathrin light chain 2-like — protein MSSFTGLFGYESRLVGSSRPLHDDVFVQRFKDSGDSSPIFTYQEYKAGDDVFFSQSVSDSPPSIYSGLGGGFSTFSRKQNCQGFYGGFGASNGSISPPPAEMHPEEGLALREWRRQNAIRLKEKEKKEKETLQQVIEEAEEYKKEFYRKRQLNIDHKKASNKEKEKLYLENREKFHGEAKKNYWKAIAELIPNEVAGVEKRGKKKASIVVIQGPKPGKPSDLARMRQILVKLKHNPPPQKDVKAATSSSSTNTMVVSAATFEAIAAA, from the exons ATGTCCTCCTTCACCGGCTTATTTGGTTACGAGTCACGACTCGTTGGCTCAAGTCGTCCTCTCCACGATGATGTGTTCGTGCAGAGATTCAAGGACTCGGGTGATTCGTCGCCAATCTTTACTTATCAGGAATATAAAGCCGGTGATGATGTGTTTTTCTCTCAGTCAGTGAGCGATAGTCCTCCGTCGATCTACTCCGGCTTGGGTGGAGGATTCTCGACTTTCTCCAGAAAACAGAACTGTCAGGGGTTTTATGGAGGTTTTGGCGCGTCCAACGGCTCGATCTCGCCTCCTCCAGCAGAGATGCATCCAGAGGAAGGTTTGGCATTGAGAGAATGGCGCAG GCAGAACGCAATTAGACTgaaagagaaggagaagaaggagaaagAGACGTTGCAGCAGGTAATAGAGGAAGCAGAGGAGTATAAAAAGGAGTTTTACAGGAAGCGGCAATTGAATATTGACCATAAGAAAGCCTCTaacaaggaaaaagaaaag CTATATTTGGAAAACCGGGAAAAGTTCCATGGTGAAGCCAAGAAGAATTATTGGAAGGCAATTGCAGAGCTGATTCCTAATGAAGTGGCAGGCGTAGAGAAACGAGGAAAGAAGAAGGCTTCGATTGTAGTAATCCAGGGACCTAAGCCTGGAAAGCCAAGTGATCTTGCACGGATGCGTCAAATACTTGTCAAGCTCAAACATAATCCCCCTCCCCAAAAGGATGTTAAAGCCGCAACTTCTTCTTCCAGCACCAACACCATGGTGGTTTCAGCTGCGACTTTTGAGGCAATAGCAGCTGcttga